From one Triticum urartu cultivar G1812 chromosome 3, Tu2.1, whole genome shotgun sequence genomic stretch:
- the LOC125546459 gene encoding protein NEN4-like, producing MATTKKREMVFFDVEAAQSLSLPGECSLLEFAAILVCPCRLVEVSSYSTLIRPDDAGADGGVLSASSGAPSFEDVFPDIFELLDGRVWAGHGIRRTGCPRMREAFAAFGLGASEPVGVVDSLDVLLAQGAQGCFGPAAAGDDGQEEDEEAAAAALAEHFGIGVRRARGLRCLDGVRVSLEVLGHHEGMEIFPRRRRPPAPARGQRRRQRGPSAGRMRGGKLGGSSAAGRRRRGVLCGRELVGERKRKEITWVGPKEKRGERGSGRLTMGPKQLK from the coding sequence ATGGCGACCACCAAGAAGAGGGAGATGGTGTTCTTCGACGTGGAGGCTGCGCAGTCCCTGTCGCTGCCCGGCGAGTGCAGCCTGCTGGAGTTCGCCGCCATCCTCGTCTGCCCGTGCCGCCTCGTCGAGGTCTCCAGCTACTCCACCCTCATCCGCCCGGACGACGCCGGCGCCGATGGTGGCGTCCTctccgcctcctccggcgcaccctCGTTCGAGGACGTCTTCCCGGACATCTTCGAGCTGCTGGACGGCCGCGTGTGGGCGGGCCACGGCATCCGGCGCACCGGCTGCCCGCGCATGCGCGAGGCCTTCGCCGCCTTCGGCCTGGGCGCGTCGGAGCCCGTGGGCGTCGTCGACTCGCTCGACGTGCTCCTCGCGCAGGGCGCGCAGGGGTGCTTCGGGCCGGCCGCCGCCGGGGACGACGGccaggaggaggacgaggaggcggcggcggcagcccTGGCGGAGCACTTCGGGATCGGCGTGCGGCGGGCGCGGGGGCTCCGGTGCCTGGACGGCGTGCGCGTGAGCCTCGAGGTGCTGGGACACCATGAAGGAATGGAAATTTTtccacggcggcggcggccccCCGCGCCCGCGCGGGgacagcggcggcggcagcgaggGCCAAGCGCGGGGAGGATGCGGGGTGGCAAGCTCGGCGGGTCCAGCGCAGCTGGACGTCGTCGGCGAGGCGTTCTGTGCGGGCGGGAGTTGGTGGGGGAGAGAAAGAGAAAAGAGATCACGTGGGTGGGCCCGAAGGAAAAGcgaggagagagagggagtggGAGGCTGACAATGGGCCCAAAGCAACTAAAGTAG